A genomic stretch from Acidobacteriota bacterium includes:
- the guaA gene encoding glutamine-hydrolyzing GMP synthase codes for MTSDTPTSHSSQPVAAPPSGHQTVLVLDFGSQFTQLIARRIRENRVYCEVHPFDLPLAEIEQRQPIGIVLSGGPQSVYEEGAARITPGLFDLGVPVLGICYGLHAMALALGGTVEPSTEHEYGRAEVTIQDPGLMFAGLAERETVWMSHGDRVGVLPEGFEVTASTSNVPVVGFENRERRCWGLQFHPEVSHTVSGGAMLRNFLYQGCGAAGDWGMSSYLDEAVETIRRQVGEGKVLCALSGGVDSSVVAALLTRAVGDRLLAVFVDHGLLRKGERQQVEGSLRDGLGIDIRSVDAREMFYTALDGVADPERKRKIIGAKFIEVFDREAATLDDISFLAQGTLYPDVIESVSVRGPSAVIKTHHNVGGLPEKLGFDLIEPLRFLFKDEVRQLGRELQLPEELIQRHPFPGPGLAVRILGPITAEGADLLREADAIFIDELRAAGYYDKTSQAFAVLLPVKSVGVMGDYRTYENVVALRAVETQDFMTADWSPLPHDLLGRAANRIVNEVRGVNRVVYDITSKPPATIEWE; via the coding sequence ATGACGTCCGACACGCCGACCTCCCATTCCTCTCAGCCCGTCGCCGCGCCGCCCTCCGGCCACCAGACGGTGCTGGTGCTCGACTTCGGCAGCCAGTTCACCCAGCTCATCGCGCGGCGAATCCGGGAGAACCGGGTGTACTGCGAGGTCCACCCCTTCGACCTGCCGCTGGCGGAGATCGAGCAGCGCCAGCCCATCGGCATCGTGCTGTCCGGCGGTCCGCAGAGCGTGTACGAGGAGGGGGCGGCGCGCATCACCCCGGGGCTGTTCGATCTCGGCGTGCCGGTCTTGGGCATTTGCTACGGCCTCCACGCCATGGCGCTGGCTCTGGGCGGCACCGTCGAGCCTTCGACCGAGCACGAGTACGGCCGCGCCGAAGTGACCATCCAGGATCCCGGACTGATGTTCGCTGGCCTCGCCGAGCGCGAGACCGTGTGGATGAGCCACGGCGATCGGGTGGGGGTGCTGCCGGAGGGATTCGAGGTCACCGCCTCGACGAGCAATGTTCCGGTGGTGGGTTTCGAGAACCGCGAGCGGCGCTGCTGGGGTTTGCAGTTCCACCCGGAGGTGTCGCACACGGTGTCCGGCGGTGCGATGCTGCGCAACTTCCTCTATCAGGGCTGTGGCGCTGCCGGCGACTGGGGCATGTCGTCGTACCTCGACGAGGCGGTGGAGACGATCCGCCGGCAGGTGGGGGAGGGCAAGGTGCTGTGCGCCCTGTCCGGCGGGGTGGACTCCTCCGTCGTGGCGGCGCTGCTGACCCGCGCCGTCGGCGACCGGCTGCTCGCCGTCTTCGTCGACCACGGGCTGCTGCGCAAGGGCGAGCGCCAGCAGGTGGAGGGCAGCCTGCGGGACGGCCTGGGCATCGACATCCGCTCCGTCGACGCGCGGGAGATGTTCTACACCGCCCTCGACGGAGTGGCCGATCCGGAGCGCAAGCGCAAGATCATCGGCGCCAAGTTCATCGAGGTGTTCGACCGCGAGGCGGCGACCCTGGACGACATCTCCTTCCTCGCCCAGGGCACCCTCTACCCGGATGTCATCGAGTCCGTTTCGGTGCGCGGCCCGTCGGCGGTGATCAAGACCCACCACAACGTCGGCGGCCTACCGGAAAAACTCGGCTTCGACCTGATCGAACCGCTGCGCTTCCTGTTCAAGGACGAGGTGCGGCAACTCGGCCGGGAGCTGCAGCTACCGGAGGAGCTGATCCAGCGGCATCCCTTCCCGGGGCCGGGCCTGGCGGTGCGCATTCTCGGCCCGATCACCGCCGAGGGCGCCGACCTCTTACGCGAGGCGGACGCCATCTTCATCGACGAGCTTCGGGCTGCCGGCTACTACGACAAGACCAGCCAGGCCTTCGCGGTGCTGCTGCCGGTCAAGAGCGTGGGGGTGATGGGGGACTATCGGACCTACGAGAATGTCGTCGCCCTGCGGGCCGTCGAGACCCAGGACTTCATGACCGCTGACTGGAGCCCGCTGCCGCACGACCTCCTCGGCCGCGCCGCCAACCGCATCGTCAACGAAGTGCGCGGGGTCAACCGGGTGGTCTACGACATCACCAGCAAGCCACCCGCCACGATCGAGTGGGAGTAG
- a CDS encoding NAD(P)H-dependent glycerol-3-phosphate dehydrogenase, with product MKSIGVLGSGSFGTALAVHGTTVSGDVRLWARRGDLADALLEARENETYLPGVELPAMLQVTPDIADLAECDIIINAVPSHGFREALRALLDARSEGEPLAVVSASKGIEVETLARMSHVIRQEGERAGQEVRSAVLSGPSFAAELGRGTPTLLVVAAHDEDLATLLRERLASPALRLYSSSDVAGVEIGGATKNVIAIAAGVVAGLELGQNTLAALITRGLHEITRLVVASGGEERTAAGLTGLGDLVLTCTGGMSRNRQTGIELAAGKGREEITGGTHMVAEGIRTSLAIAKMAEEHDVSMPITEQVVALLYEGKDPRRALGELMTRELKPEKTL from the coding sequence GTGAAATCTATCGGGGTACTGGGCTCCGGATCCTTCGGCACGGCCCTCGCCGTCCACGGCACCACCGTCTCCGGCGACGTTCGCCTGTGGGCGCGGCGGGGCGATCTGGCCGACGCGCTGCTCGAGGCGCGGGAGAACGAAACCTACCTGCCGGGGGTCGAACTGCCGGCGATGCTCCAGGTGACTCCCGACATCGCGGACCTCGCCGAGTGCGACATCATCATCAACGCCGTGCCCTCCCACGGCTTTCGCGAGGCCCTGCGGGCGCTCCTCGACGCGCGCAGCGAAGGCGAGCCGCTGGCGGTGGTCTCCGCCAGCAAGGGCATCGAGGTCGAGACCCTCGCCCGCATGAGCCACGTCATCCGCCAGGAGGGCGAGCGCGCCGGTCAGGAAGTGCGGTCGGCGGTGCTCTCCGGCCCGAGTTTCGCCGCCGAACTTGGCCGCGGTACTCCGACCCTGCTGGTGGTGGCGGCCCACGACGAGGACCTTGCCACCTTGCTGCGCGAGCGCCTCGCCTCGCCGGCATTGCGCCTGTACTCGTCGAGCGACGTGGCCGGAGTGGAGATCGGCGGCGCCACCAAGAACGTCATCGCCATCGCCGCCGGGGTGGTGGCGGGGCTGGAACTCGGCCAGAACACCCTGGCGGCGCTGATCACCCGCGGGCTCCACGAGATCACCCGGCTGGTGGTGGCGAGCGGCGGCGAGGAGCGCACCGCTGCCGGCCTCACCGGCCTTGGCGACCTGGTGCTGACCTGCACCGGGGGAATGTCCCGCAATCGCCAGACGGGCATCGAGCTGGCCGCCGGCAAGGGCCGGGAGGAGATCACCGGCGGCACCCACATGGTGGCCGAAGGGATCCGCACCTCGCTGGCTATCGCCAAGATGGCCGAGGAGCACGATGTTTCCATGCCGATCACCGAGCAGGTGGTAGCGCTCTTGTACGAAGGCAAGGATCCGCGCCGCGCCCTCGGCGAGTTGATGACCCGCGAGCTGAAACCGGAGAAGACCCTATGA
- a CDS encoding type II toxin-antitoxin system RelE/ParE family toxin — protein sequence MSLAWAEPALGDLEAIQGTFGRDSEAFASRVLDKVIGAVERIVPVPRLGRVVAELEDERIRELVFHSFRIIYRVEAKQIVVLSVLQGGRTLGDRREPRRWEIT from the coding sequence ATGAGCTTGGCCTGGGCGGAACCCGCTCTCGGCGACCTGGAAGCGATTCAAGGCACCTTCGGCCGCGACTCCGAAGCCTTCGCATCGCGCGTCCTCGACAAGGTGATCGGCGCCGTCGAGCGCATCGTGCCGGTACCGCGCCTCGGCCGGGTGGTGGCGGAGCTCGAAGACGAACGGATTCGTGAGCTGGTGTTCCACAGCTTCCGCATCATCTATCGGGTAGAGGCGAAGCAGATCGTGGTTCTGTCGGTGCTGCAAGGCGGCCGCACCCTCGGCGACCGCCGCGAGCCGCGGCGCTGGGAGATCACCTAG
- a CDS encoding prolipoprotein diacylglyceryl transferase gives MFPELFRLGSFSISSFGVMMVLAFVAAYWQLRRALIATGTGDEEDASSLVFAGGVGGIVGAKAYYALLYGDWKLLFDRSGLVWYGGFLLATVAVVWVIRRRSLAPWRTFDAATLGLALGYAVGRVGCFLVGDDYGVPTELPWGVAFPEGLPPTTAGVLRRSFEVDIPASVADGQVLAVHPTQLYETALALIVWGIGLALFRRWQTPGKTGLLVVAALAVERFGVEFLRAKDDRFFGLFTVAQGISVAVVVVAMVLLLRRDRAHARRGDT, from the coding sequence ATGTTCCCGGAACTCTTTCGCCTCGGCTCTTTTTCGATCAGCTCCTTTGGGGTGATGATGGTGCTGGCCTTCGTCGCCGCATACTGGCAGCTACGGCGGGCGCTCATCGCCACCGGCACCGGCGATGAGGAGGATGCGAGTTCCCTGGTGTTCGCCGGCGGCGTGGGGGGCATCGTCGGGGCCAAGGCTTACTACGCCTTGCTCTACGGCGATTGGAAGCTGCTCTTCGACCGCTCCGGCCTGGTCTGGTACGGCGGCTTCCTCTTGGCGACGGTGGCGGTGGTGTGGGTCATTCGGCGCCGCTCGCTGGCCCCCTGGAGAACCTTCGATGCGGCCACCCTCGGTCTCGCCCTGGGCTATGCCGTCGGGCGGGTCGGTTGTTTTCTGGTCGGCGACGACTACGGAGTGCCGACGGAACTGCCCTGGGGAGTGGCTTTCCCGGAGGGCCTGCCGCCCACCACCGCCGGTGTGCTGCGACGCTCCTTCGAGGTGGACATTCCCGCCTCCGTTGCCGACGGGCAAGTGCTGGCGGTTCACCCCACCCAGCTCTATGAAACGGCTTTGGCGCTGATCGTCTGGGGGATCGGGCTGGCTCTGTTCCGGCGCTGGCAGACGCCCGGCAAGACCGGCCTTTTGGTGGTGGCGGCCCTCGCCGTGGAGCGCTTCGGGGTAGAGTTCCTGCGCGCCAAAGACGATCGCTTTTTTGGTCTCTTCACCGTCGCGCAGGGGATCAGCGTGGCGGTGGTCGTCGTGGCGATGGTCCTCCTCCTGCGGCGGGATCGGGCCCACGCCCGCCGGGGAGACACCTGA
- a CDS encoding competence/damage-inducible protein A, translating to MRAAILAVGSELLGTDRLDTNSLRLTRALETFGVTLVAKEVIGDDHALLVRAFRRLLAEVDLVLVTGGLGPTSDDLTREAAAEAVGRELRLDAAIVESIARRFRAHGMEMPAVNERQGWVVDGARVIDNPRGTAPGQCIEHDGAALFLFPGVPFELAAMIERDLEPWLRERSAGSRIESAVLKVACLPESEVERRIAAAYEEFGAESISVLSKPGEIRLQFRAAGGRDARRRRLDAISRRLRQLVGSAVFTDDPRQTLPGAVGELLRARGQTVVTAESCTGGLVAERLTEVAGSSAYFLGSTVTYTNDSKVDWLGVPRERIEAHGAVSEEVARAMAEGGRERWNADWCLAVTGIAGPDGGSEEKPVGTVHLALAGRPTAGRPATAEATTHHRHGRFPGDRERVRRLSSQHALEMLRRRLLRES from the coding sequence ATGAGAGCCGCCATCCTGGCCGTCGGGTCGGAGCTTCTCGGTACCGACCGCCTCGACACCAATTCCCTCCGCCTGACCCGTGCCCTGGAGACCTTCGGCGTCACCCTGGTGGCGAAGGAAGTGATCGGCGACGACCACGCCCTGCTGGTGCGAGCGTTCCGGCGCTTGCTCGCGGAAGTGGACCTGGTGCTGGTCACCGGTGGCCTAGGGCCCACCTCGGACGACCTCACCCGAGAGGCAGCGGCGGAAGCCGTCGGCCGGGAGTTGCGTCTCGATGCGGCGATCGTCGAGTCGATCGCTCGGCGCTTCCGTGCCCACGGCATGGAGATGCCCGCCGTCAACGAGCGCCAAGGCTGGGTGGTAGACGGTGCTCGGGTGATCGACAACCCGCGCGGCACGGCGCCGGGGCAGTGCATTGAACACGACGGGGCGGCGCTTTTTCTCTTCCCCGGCGTGCCCTTTGAGCTGGCAGCCATGATCGAGCGGGATCTCGAGCCCTGGCTGCGAGAGCGCAGCGCCGGGTCGCGTATCGAGTCGGCGGTGCTGAAGGTCGCCTGCCTGCCGGAGTCGGAGGTCGAACGGCGCATCGCGGCGGCCTACGAGGAGTTCGGTGCGGAGTCGATCTCGGTGCTGTCGAAGCCCGGCGAGATCCGGCTGCAGTTTCGCGCCGCCGGTGGCCGGGACGCGCGCCGTCGTCGCCTCGACGCCATCTCCCGTCGTCTGCGGCAGCTGGTGGGCTCGGCGGTGTTCACGGACGACCCTCGGCAGACCCTGCCCGGCGCCGTCGGTGAGCTGCTGCGGGCCCGCGGCCAAACGGTGGTGACGGCGGAGTCCTGTACCGGCGGTCTGGTGGCCGAGCGCTTGACCGAGGTCGCCGGCAGCAGCGCCTACTTCCTGGGCTCCACCGTGACCTATACGAACGATTCCAAGGTCGACTGGTTGGGGGTGCCGCGGGAACGGATCGAGGCCCACGGGGCGGTGAGCGAAGAAGTCGCTCGGGCGATGGCCGAAGGCGGCCGCGAGCGGTGGAACGCGGACTGGTGTCTAGCGGTCACCGGCATCGCCGGTCCCGACGGCGGCAGCGAGGAGAAGCCGGTGGGGACGGTGCACCTGGCGCTTGCAGGTCGACCGACGGCCGGCCGCCCAGCGACCGCCGAGGCCACAACCCACCACCGCCACGGACGTTTCCCCGGCGACCGCGAGCGGGTGCGCCGTTTGTCGAGCCAGCATGCCCTGGAAATGCTCCGGCGTCGGCTGCTGAGGGAGTCGTGA
- a CDS encoding VWA domain-containing protein yields MQRRFLALIFSFAWILTAGFSAVVAQDLDPAFGDVVDVRVVNIEVVVEDRAGNRIHGLGPDDLTLTVDGEPMEISYFTEVRGGRALEGAGGVPTAPETMPGEAVGTRYLVFIDDFFSIDRDRRRVLRELADDLAYLRPEDRVAVVAFDGRRVDLLTSWTGSEGKILDALRRAERRPAFGLQRLAERRAFGRSFGRRFSRLPDTRLSVTERAYAGQIGEQTERAVDAAVATLRGFGRPAGRKVMLLLSGGWPDSPALFAADDLLRPLVAFDGYSGRDLYTPLIDTANLLGYTLYPIDVPGLEGDFGADVSLAGRQRDLSNRRSFEQERILHDSLYRLAEETGGQPLINGRRLSALERVADDTRSYYWIGFVPERRRDNDAHEVRVRAKAKAMKVRARSGYRDLSRALETNMEVESALLFGGAAAEGGLAVDLGAAQRDGRRFVQIPVELVIPTDALTALPSADGAVTARLELRIAALDERNRRSEISAVPIELTFDEAPPVGGAVAYETSVRLRRQPQDLVVALHDPISGRGLMTRLAVAP; encoded by the coding sequence ATGCAGCGTAGATTTCTCGCACTGATTTTTTCCTTCGCATGGATCCTGACGGCCGGATTCTCGGCCGTTGTGGCGCAGGATCTCGATCCGGCCTTCGGAGACGTCGTCGATGTGCGCGTCGTCAATATCGAGGTGGTGGTCGAGGATCGCGCCGGCAACCGCATCCATGGGCTGGGTCCCGACGATCTCACCTTGACCGTGGACGGTGAGCCGATGGAGATCTCATATTTCACCGAGGTGCGCGGCGGCCGCGCCCTGGAAGGTGCCGGCGGGGTGCCGACGGCGCCCGAGACGATGCCCGGCGAGGCCGTGGGGACCCGCTATCTGGTCTTCATCGACGACTTCTTCTCGATCGACCGGGATCGGCGCAGGGTTCTGCGGGAGCTGGCGGACGATCTCGCCTACCTGCGTCCCGAGGATCGGGTGGCGGTGGTCGCCTTCGACGGCCGGCGGGTCGATCTGCTGACCTCCTGGACCGGTTCCGAGGGGAAGATATTGGACGCCCTGCGGCGGGCGGAGCGGCGGCCCGCCTTCGGCCTCCAGCGGCTGGCCGAGCGCCGCGCCTTCGGGCGCAGCTTCGGTCGCCGTTTCTCACGTCTGCCGGACACTCGCCTGTCGGTGACCGAGCGGGCCTACGCCGGCCAGATCGGCGAGCAGACGGAGCGGGCGGTGGATGCCGCGGTCGCCACCCTGCGCGGTTTTGGCCGACCGGCCGGACGCAAGGTGATGCTGCTGCTCTCCGGCGGCTGGCCGGACTCGCCGGCGCTGTTCGCGGCGGATGATCTGCTGCGGCCGCTGGTGGCCTTCGACGGCTATTCCGGGCGTGACCTCTACACCCCGTTGATCGATACGGCGAACCTCCTTGGTTACACCCTGTACCCAATCGACGTGCCGGGCCTCGAGGGAGACTTCGGTGCCGACGTGTCGCTGGCCGGTCGCCAGCGGGATCTTTCGAACCGCCGCTCCTTCGAGCAGGAGCGCATCCTGCACGACAGTCTCTATCGCCTGGCGGAAGAGACCGGCGGCCAGCCGCTGATCAACGGCCGTCGGCTGAGTGCCCTGGAACGGGTGGCGGACGACACGAGGTCCTACTACTGGATCGGTTTCGTGCCGGAGCGGCGGCGCGACAACGACGCCCACGAGGTGCGGGTGCGGGCGAAGGCCAAGGCGATGAAGGTGCGCGCCCGCAGCGGCTACCGCGACCTGTCGCGCGCCCTCGAAACCAACATGGAGGTGGAGAGCGCCCTGCTCTTTGGCGGTGCCGCGGCGGAAGGCGGCTTGGCGGTAGATCTCGGCGCCGCCCAGAGGGACGGCCGCCGATTCGTCCAGATTCCCGTCGAACTGGTGATTCCGACGGACGCGCTGACCGCCCTGCCGTCGGCCGACGGTGCCGTGACGGCCCGTCTCGAACTGCGCATCGCGGCGCTGGACGAGCGCAACCGCCGTTCGGAGATTTCCGCCGTGCCCATCGAACTGACCTTCGACGAAGCACCGCCGGTCGGTGGTGCCGTGGCCTACGAAACCAGTGTGCGCTTGCGCCGCCAGCCGCAGGATTTGGTGGTGGCGCTGCACGATCCCATTTCCGGCAGGGGCCTGATGACCCGCCTCGCGGTGGCGCCGTAG
- the plsY gene encoding glycerol-3-phosphate 1-O-acyltransferase PlsY: protein MNWLPILWAGLLAAAYFMGSVSFSYLIVRRMRQRDVRAMGSGNAGATNVLRAAGLLPALATLFLDVTKGVLPVMAARALEAPPWVVAGSAIAVVVGHVFPALFQFRGGKGVATAIGALGALAPLVALAIVLVFVVVVALTRYVSLGSIAGAAAYPGTVYLFERGGWIEPEPALWIAAPPVALLILLKHLSNLRRLRTGGERPLEALWRKRGR, encoded by the coding sequence ATGAACTGGCTGCCGATTCTGTGGGCCGGGTTGCTGGCCGCGGCCTACTTCATGGGGTCGGTCTCCTTCAGCTACCTGATCGTGCGGCGGATGCGCCAGCGCGACGTGCGGGCGATGGGCAGCGGCAACGCCGGCGCGACCAACGTGCTGCGCGCCGCCGGCCTGCTGCCGGCCCTGGCGACGCTGTTTCTCGACGTGACCAAGGGGGTGTTGCCGGTGATGGCGGCCCGGGCCCTCGAAGCGCCGCCCTGGGTGGTGGCCGGGAGCGCCATCGCGGTGGTGGTGGGCCACGTCTTCCCGGCCCTCTTCCAGTTCCGCGGCGGCAAGGGAGTGGCGACGGCGATCGGCGCCCTGGGCGCTCTGGCCCCCCTCGTCGCTCTGGCGATTGTCCTTGTTTTCGTGGTGGTGGTGGCGCTGACGCGGTATGTTTCCCTCGGATCCATCGCCGGGGCGGCGGCCTACCCCGGCACGGTGTACCTTTTCGAACGCGGTGGCTGGATCGAACCGGAACCGGCGCTGTGGATCGCCGCGCCGCCGGTGGCGCTGTTGATTCTCTTGAAACATCTGTCCAACCTGCGCCGGCTGCGCACCGGCGGGGAACGGCCTCTCGAGGCCCTGTGGCGCAAGCGAGGGAGGTGA
- the thiD gene encoding bifunctional hydroxymethylpyrimidine kinase/phosphomethylpyrimidine kinase — translation MPIRAPGVRPPRLLTIAGSDSGGGAGIQADLKTFAAHGAYGMSAVTAVTAQNTVAVTAIHDVPPAVVAAQIDAVFDDLGVDGVKIGMLSQAPLVEAVAERLRRHLEGRAIPVVLDPVMVAKSGDVLLAESAVEALVAEMVPLATLVTPNLPEAHHLTGIIGDDEDARRRMAEALAGGGAGGPAVLVKGGHGEGDTLVDLLYDGERFHRYVGPRLATRSDHGTGCTLSSAIAARLARGEPLPGAVEGAIDYLRKAIAAAFPLGAGRGPVHHFH, via the coding sequence ATGCCGATTCGGGCGCCGGGCGTACGCCCTCCGCGGCTGCTGACCATCGCCGGCTCCGACTCCGGCGGCGGAGCGGGGATCCAGGCGGATTTGAAGACCTTTGCCGCCCACGGCGCCTACGGCATGTCCGCCGTCACTGCCGTGACGGCCCAGAACACCGTCGCCGTGACCGCCATCCACGACGTTCCGCCGGCGGTGGTGGCGGCGCAGATCGACGCCGTATTCGACGATCTGGGGGTGGACGGCGTCAAGATCGGCATGCTGTCCCAGGCGCCGCTGGTAGAGGCCGTCGCCGAACGCCTGAGGCGCCACCTGGAGGGCCGGGCGATTCCGGTGGTGCTCGATCCGGTGATGGTGGCGAAGAGCGGCGACGTGCTGCTGGCGGAATCGGCCGTCGAAGCGCTGGTCGCCGAGATGGTGCCCCTCGCCACCCTGGTGACCCCCAATCTGCCGGAAGCTCATCACCTCACCGGCATCATCGGGGACGACGAGGACGCCCGCCGCCGGATGGCCGAGGCGCTGGCCGGTGGGGGAGCCGGGGGGCCGGCGGTGCTCGTCAAGGGTGGCCACGGCGAGGGCGACACCCTGGTGGACCTGCTGTACGACGGCGAGCGCTTCCATCGCTATGTCGGGCCGCGCCTCGCCACCCGCTCGGACCACGGCACCGGCTGCACCCTGTCCTCCGCCATCGCCGCCCGGCTGGCGCGGGGCGAACCGCTGCCGGGGGCCGTCGAGGGAGCCATCGACTACTTGCGCAAGGCGATCGCTGCGGCCTTTCCCCTGGGCGCCGGCCGCGGGCCCGTCCACCACTTCCACTAG